The Saprospiraceae bacterium genome includes a window with the following:
- a CDS encoding serine/threonine protein kinase — MALINQTLNGYTFTEFIGAGGFGSVYKATKDGSLYAIKVFREDYILQEYKQSGQNNRIQREIDIMKTVNHPYLIKYVDDFKGSDLSVPSYFLVMEFAEGETLQKLIKKNALQNEGQIISIFRNILQGIKALHQIRGNDDGKGIIHRDLKPENIIVNGDKVKILDYGISKVIDYTTLTSTGNFLGSPLYSSPEQITDSKNIDKRSDLYTLGVILYEMLTSKVPYDFTNLPELIDKIKNENPIPPRKYFADIKNKYENIIFKLLEKNPYQRYLNIDELISVFESDEALPTREYDTTPRFMLRLLDDGTVLKNYTESHTHPIFVEFPAIHQFRQKTLFNIIQQPQFLRIVDPETIRFAYDTYADREGLKKLPYCPQNFEVITPAYLNTYKKQQDYVKLVIDEEVKLNADILVSPYHYTHNTNVLPTYKQNPVEQWFDLDIKLLKEAIDYKNSVPEYADKKLYAGICINASSLINDQYKNDLLNYYSAHECDGYIVYADGIDKSTTAITLFHYIDTLLKLQDNTGRPLIAGRLGSLGLGLLCLGIAGFSSGSARFESFSEDLHKDKSQPYNLYERYYFQQLLGTVPIERKIPTRLNQISSILGACQCQYCKGKLAQDVIQSQNNKLHFLKAIHEEIEVIKNTQNKHAYFLNRINEAIQNYRRLTAVYKPDDYKHLVVWKEVFENIR; from the coding sequence ATGGCTCTAATAAATCAAACACTGAATGGATATACTTTCACCGAATTTATCGGTGCAGGTGGATTTGGTTCAGTCTATAAGGCTACAAAAGACGGCAGCTTATATGCCATTAAGGTTTTCCGAGAAGATTACATACTTCAAGAATACAAGCAAAGCGGTCAAAACAACCGTATTCAGCGAGAAATTGATATAATGAAAACCGTAAATCATCCATATTTGATAAAATATGTTGATGATTTTAAAGGCAGTGATTTAAGTGTCCCATCTTACTTTTTGGTGATGGAGTTTGCCGAAGGAGAGACACTACAGAAACTTATAAAAAAGAATGCTTTACAAAACGAAGGACAAATCATTTCCATTTTTAGGAACATACTACAAGGCATCAAAGCGTTGCACCAAATCAGGGGTAATGATGATGGCAAAGGAATTATTCACAGGGATTTGAAGCCTGAGAATATTATTGTGAATGGAGATAAAGTTAAAATTCTTGATTACGGAATTTCTAAAGTAATAGACTATACAACCCTTACCAGCACAGGCAATTTTTTAGGCTCTCCGCTTTATTCTTCACCTGAGCAAATTACAGACAGTAAAAATATTGACAAGAGAAGCGATTTATATACTTTGGGAGTCATTCTCTATGAAATGTTAACTTCAAAAGTTCCTTATGATTTTACCAATCTTCCCGAGTTGATTGATAAGATTAAGAACGAAAACCCTATACCACCAAGAAAATACTTTGCTGACATCAAGAACAAATATGAAAACATAATTTTCAAACTTCTTGAGAAGAATCCATATCAGCGTTATTTGAATATAGACGAATTGATTTCAGTCTTTGAATCAGATGAAGCACTTCCAACGCGAGAATATGATACAACTCCAAGATTTATGCTGCGGTTATTGGATGACGGGACGGTGCTAAAAAATTATACAGAAAGCCATACTCATCCGATTTTTGTAGAGTTTCCTGCAATTCACCAATTCAGACAAAAAACACTGTTTAACATCATTCAGCAACCACAATTCTTACGAATTGTTGACCCTGAAACTATAAGGTTTGCTTATGATACTTATGCTGACAGGGAAGGTCTAAAAAAACTACCTTATTGTCCGCAGAATTTTGAAGTAATAACACCTGCATACCTTAATACCTACAAAAAGCAACAGGACTATGTGAAATTGGTAATTGACGAAGAAGTTAAATTAAATGCAGATATTTTAGTTTCACCTTACCACTACACGCATAACACCAATGTATTGCCTACCTACAAGCAAAACCCAGTAGAGCAATGGTTTGATTTAGACATTAAATTACTCAAGGAAGCAATTGATTACAAAAACTCTGTTCCTGAATATGCAGATAAAAAACTATACGCGGGAATTTGTATCAACGCAAGTAGTCTAATTAACGACCAGTATAAAAATGATTTGCTTAATTATTACTCGGCTCACGAATGTGATGGTTATATTGTATACGCTGATGGAATAGATAAATCAACCACCGCAATAACTCTATTTCATTATATAGACACATTATTGAAGCTTCAGGATAACACAGGCCGACCATTAATTGCCGGAAGATTAGGTAGTTTAGGATTAGGGTTGCTTTGTCTAGGTATAGCAGGTTTTTCATCAGGTTCAGCAAGATTTGAATCTTTTTCAGAAGATTTACACAAAGACAAATCTCAGCCTTACAATTTATATGAGAGATATTATTTCCAACAATTACTTGGGACTGTTCCAATTGAAAGGAAAATACCAACACGTCTTAATCAAATTTCTAGCATTTTAGGGGCTTGTCAATGTCAATACTGCAAGGGCAAGTTAGCACAAGACGTAATTCAATCTCAAAATAATAAGTTACATTTTCTAAAGGCAATACACGAAGAAATTGAAGTCATTAAAAACACACAAAATAAACACGCCTACTTTTTGAATCGAATTAATGAAGCCATTCAAAATTATAGACGCTTAACTGCCGTTTATAAACCAGATGACTATAAGCATCTAGTAGTTTGGAAAGAAGTTTTTGAAAATATAAGATAG
- a CDS encoding restriction endonuclease subunit S, with amino-acid sequence MSEWKTYKLSEIAELRKEQITPNGTEQPYIGLEHIEQQSLRLNGIGSSKSVISNKFKFYCGDILYGKLRPYFRKVYQPKFEGVCSTDIYVIKNKKPVERDFLYYLIATEDFTNIANSGSTGTRMPRADWTQLENSEWLIPDTFTQKEIAQILTSLDDKIELNLQMNQTLEAMAQAIFKEWFVNFNFPGFDGELVDGLPKGWRKITLDEIVKVKNGFAFKGTDFINEGVPVIKIKNVKPNKILLTDLSYVSREVADKAKKYLINPNEILITMSGNRMNGTPDTWVGKVALFQRQGEYLLNQRVSVIDLIPDYAHLKYYLTILLSSIEFQKYFISSATSSGGQANISPTLIYGTEIILPDLEISQKFYLTMKSFYEKILENEIQIDNLTQTRDTLLPKLMSGQLEVV; translated from the coding sequence ATGAGTGAGTGGAAAACATATAAGTTGAGCGAGATTGCTGAATTGCGGAAAGAGCAGATTACTCCGAATGGAACAGAGCAGCCTTACATCGGCTTAGAACATATTGAGCAACAGAGTTTACGGCTTAATGGCATTGGGAGTTCAAAAAGCGTCATTAGTAATAAGTTCAAGTTTTATTGCGGTGATATACTTTATGGCAAATTGCGTCCTTACTTCCGAAAAGTGTATCAGCCAAAATTTGAAGGTGTTTGCTCAACAGATATTTATGTAATCAAAAATAAGAAACCAGTTGAACGGGATTTTCTTTACTATCTAATCGCGACAGAAGATTTCACAAACATTGCTAATTCAGGAAGTACAGGAACACGAATGCCACGAGCAGATTGGACGCAATTAGAAAATTCTGAATGGCTAATTCCCGACACATTCACCCAAAAAGAAATCGCCCAAATCCTTACTTCGCTTGACGACAAAATAGAACTCAATCTGCAAATGAACCAAACTTTGGAAGCAATGGCACAAGCCATTTTCAAAGAGTGGTTTGTCAATTTCAACTTTCCGGGTTTTGATGGCGAGTTGGTGGATGGACTGCCGAAGGGATGGAGAAAAATAACTTTGGATGAAATTGTAAAAGTTAAAAATGGATTTGCTTTTAAAGGAACTGATTTTATCAATGAAGGCGTACCTGTTATTAAAATAAAAAACGTAAAACCTAATAAAATACTCTTGACCGACCTTAGTTATGTGAGTAGAGAAGTTGCGGACAAAGCAAAAAAGTACCTAATAAACCCAAATGAAATACTAATTACAATGTCGGGCAATAGAATGAATGGTACGCCTGATACTTGGGTCGGGAAAGTGGCTCTTTTTCAAAGACAGGGTGAATATCTCTTAAACCAAAGAGTTTCAGTTATTGATTTAATCCCAGATTATGCACATCTAAAATACTACTTAACCATTTTACTTTCATCAATTGAATTCCAGAAATATTTCATTTCAAGTGCAACAAGTTCAGGGGGGCAAGCAAATATCTCCCCAACTTTAATTTATGGTACTGAAATCATTTTGCCTGATTTAGAAATATCTCAGAAGTTCTATTTAACTATGAAATCATTTTATGAGAAAATCCTTGAAAATGAAATACAAATAGATAATCTAACCCAAACCCGTGACACACTTCTACCCAAGTTAATGAGCGGACAATTAGAAGTAGTATGA
- a CDS encoding type I restriction endonuclease subunit R, with product MRNSITENEIEDIALSYLQGLGYTYQLGTVISPDGEHPERQYNEVVLVTRLRDAIDKLNPTLSQDAKEDALKKVLRTESPNALINNENFHRYLTDGVDVEMRTDSGIRGEKIYIVDFENPENNEFVAINQFTIVEGNQNKRPDIILFVNGLPLVVIELKNAVDENANLKSAFNQLQTYKQAIPSLFTYNSLLIISDGWDARCGTITSDFGRFMTWKTKDGQTTADHLQPQMEVMFHGMLNKHTLLDLIRQFIVFEKSDSKTLKKVAAYHQYYAVNKAVESTVTASGSNGDRRGGVIWHTQGSGKSLSMVFFSGKLIIEPRMENPTLVILTDRNDLDEQLRETFTNCQQLLRQEPQKAEDRKDLRKLLKVASGGIVFTTIQKFMPMQTDIVQTENPNIVSEPSVEYIGADIQALSERKNIVVIADEAHRSQYDFIDGFAKHLRDALPNATFIGFTGTPIETTDKNTQAVFGNYVDIYDIQQAVEDKATVPIFYESRLAKVYFEEDEKVTIDEQFEELTEGEELSNRQQMRAKWTRLEAIVGNPNRLQKIAEDLVYHFEQRNAVLEGKAMIVCMSRRICVELYDAIIKIRPFWHSDDDDKGTIKVIMTGSSSDALKMQSHIRNKPRRKAIGDRLKNPNDSLKLVIVRDMWLTGFDAPCLHTLYVDKPMRGHNLMQAIARVNRVFTEGKSGGLIVDYLGIAQELKTALADYTASGGEGKPTLDQELAVAKMLELHEAIDYQLRHFDWRKFFTLTPEEKLRFIPVIVDYIFSQENGEQSFTENTKNLLKAFAISVPHDRAMAIRDDVALFQAIKSRLVKISDRNEGGKTDDEMDTAIKQIISEAITADNVIDIFDAAGLKKPNIEILDERFLQELKDLPQKNLAVELLKKLLKDEIKKRTKINLVESKKFSEMLEDAIKRYHNGMIDTVEFLEKVLIPFAEQMKEADKRGDKLGLDYREYAFYTALEVNNSAVAVLGDDILKHIAQELLKTVRNSTTIDWTIKESVQSALRRNIRRILRLHGYPPDLQEKAVDTVITQAKMLAEDLVKNGDKTEQ from the coding sequence ATGAGAAACAGCATCACCGAAAACGAAATAGAAGATATTGCCCTTAGCTACTTGCAAGGTTTGGGCTATACCTATCAGTTGGGAACGGTAATTTCCCCTGATGGTGAGCACCCTGAAAGGCAATACAACGAAGTGGTGTTGGTTACTCGTTTGCGTGATGCCATAGACAAACTCAACCCTACCCTTTCGCAAGATGCCAAAGAAGATGCCCTGAAAAAAGTATTGCGTACTGAAAGCCCCAATGCCTTAATCAACAACGAAAACTTTCACCGATACCTGACAGATGGCGTAGATGTAGAAATGAGAACCGATAGTGGCATTCGTGGTGAGAAAATTTATATCGTTGACTTTGAAAACCCCGAGAACAACGAGTTTGTAGCCATCAACCAATTTACAATAGTAGAAGGAAACCAAAACAAACGCCCAGATATTATTTTGTTTGTAAACGGCTTGCCTTTGGTGGTGATAGAACTCAAAAATGCGGTGGACGAAAACGCCAACCTGAAATCGGCATTCAACCAACTGCAAACTTACAAACAAGCCATTCCTTCGCTATTCACTTACAACAGTTTGCTCATCATCAGCGATGGTTGGGATGCTCGTTGTGGCACCATTACCAGCGATTTCGGCAGGTTTATGACGTGGAAAACCAAAGACGGACAAACCACAGCCGACCATTTGCAACCCCAAATGGAAGTGATGTTTCACGGAATGTTGAACAAACACACGCTGTTAGATTTAATCCGTCAGTTTATCGTCTTTGAAAAAAGCGACAGCAAAACACTCAAAAAAGTAGCTGCCTATCATCAATATTATGCTGTAAACAAAGCCGTTGAAAGCACCGTAACCGCAAGCGGAAGCAATGGCGACAGGCGTGGCGGTGTGATATGGCATACACAAGGTAGTGGCAAAAGTTTGAGTATGGTTTTCTTTTCGGGCAAGCTCATCATTGAGCCGAGAATGGAAAACCCCACTTTGGTTATTCTTACCGATAGAAACGATTTGGACGAGCAATTGCGCGAAACATTTACCAATTGCCAACAACTTTTAAGACAAGAACCGCAAAAAGCAGAAGACCGAAAAGATTTAAGGAAATTATTGAAAGTTGCTTCAGGTGGTATTGTATTCACTACCATTCAGAAGTTTATGCCAATGCAAACCGACATTGTGCAAACTGAAAATCCAAATATTGTAAGTGAGCCAAGTGTAGAATATATCGGTGCAGACATACAAGCGTTGAGCGAACGCAAAAACATAGTAGTGATTGCTGATGAAGCCCATAGAAGCCAATATGATTTTATTGATGGCTTTGCCAAACATTTGCGTGATGCTTTACCCAATGCAACATTTATAGGTTTCACAGGTACGCCCATTGAAACCACGGACAAAAACACACAAGCAGTTTTCGGTAACTATGTGGACATTTACGACATTCAACAAGCCGTTGAAGACAAAGCCACCGTTCCGATTTTCTATGAAAGCCGTTTGGCAAAAGTCTATTTTGAAGAAGATGAAAAAGTAACCATTGACGAGCAGTTTGAAGAACTCACCGAAGGCGAAGAATTGAGCAATCGCCAACAAATGCGGGCCAAATGGACACGCTTAGAAGCCATTGTAGGCAATCCAAACCGACTTCAAAAAATTGCCGAAGATTTGGTCTATCACTTCGAACAACGCAACGCAGTATTGGAAGGCAAGGCTATGATAGTTTGTATGAGCCGCAGAATTTGCGTTGAACTCTATGATGCCATTATCAAAATCCGTCCGTTTTGGCATTCAGATGATGATGATAAAGGAACGATAAAAGTAATTATGACGGGCAGCAGTAGTGATGCCCTGAAGATGCAATCCCACATTCGCAACAAGCCGAGAAGAAAAGCAATTGGCGACCGTTTGAAAAACCCGAATGACAGTTTGAAATTAGTTATTGTTCGGGATATGTGGCTCACAGGTTTTGACGCACCTTGTTTGCATACGCTTTATGTGGACAAGCCAATGCGTGGTCACAACCTAATGCAAGCCATAGCAAGAGTAAACCGAGTATTTACTGAAGGTAAATCAGGCGGTTTAATTGTGGACTATTTGGGTATTGCTCAAGAACTAAAAACCGCTTTAGCCGACTACACCGCAAGCGGTGGCGAAGGCAAACCGACACTTGACCAGGAATTGGCAGTTGCCAAAATGTTAGAATTGCACGAAGCAATCGACTATCAGTTAAGACATTTTGATTGGCGTAAATTCTTCACACTTACACCCGAAGAAAAACTAAGATTTATTCCCGTTATCGTCGATTACATTTTCAGTCAGGAAAACGGAGAGCAGAGTTTTACTGAAAACACCAAAAACCTTTTGAAAGCATTTGCTATTTCTGTTCCCCACGACCGAGCAATGGCAATCCGTGATGATGTGGCATTGTTCCAAGCCATCAAATCAAGATTGGTAAAAATATCAGACAGAAACGAAGGCGGCAAAACAGATGATGAAATGGATACAGCCATCAAGCAAATCATTTCGGAAGCCATCACAGCCGACAATGTAATTGACATTTTTGATGCAGCAGGACTGAAAAAACCAAACATTGAGATTTTAGATGAACGCTTTTTGCAAGAACTGAAAGACTTACCACAAAAGAATTTAGCCGTTGAGTTATTGAAAAAACTACTCAAAGACGAAATCAAAAAGCGGACAAAAATCAACTTGGTAGAGAGTAAGAAATTTTCTGAAATGTTGGAAGATGCCATAAAACGCTACCACAACGGAATGATTGACACGGTAGAGTTTTTGGAAAAAGTCCTTATCCCCTTTGCCGAGCAAATGAAAGAAGCCGACAAACGGGGCGACAAATTGGGATTGGATTACAGAGAATATGCCTTTTATACAGCTTTGGAAGTAAACAACAGTGCAGTAGCCGTATTGGGTGACGACATTCTAAAACATATAGCCCAAGAACTTTTAAAAACAGTACGCAACAGCACGACCATAGATTGGACAATTAAAGAAAGTGTTCAATCAGCATTAAGACGAAACATCAGACGAATTTTAAGACTACACGGTTATCCGCCAGACTTACAAGAAAAAGCGGTTGACACAGTAATCACACAAGCGAAAATGTTAGCAGAAGACTTGGTAAAAAATGGAGACAAAACAGAACAATAA
- a CDS encoding tyrosine-type recombinase/integrase: MIPVHNHLKAYDERLILLNSPVKTRKSYLTILRKYLQYCNDQSIEDPFTDAAVKQYLLYRYSQKMDWKTINMDYSAIKKYVVEVLQQVWNTPMFPRPKVNKELPNVISKEEVQKLISHVRNLKYKALFIFLYATGMRISEALSVKVKDIDSDRLQIKIDKGKGHKDRYVDVPMELIEILRQYYKIYRPTDRLFYGETTQDALPERNIQHAMKRAKEKAGIIHDVSPHTLRHCYATHHMEHGTNIVYIQKMLGHTNLKTTSIYLHLCVNFQSQSIIHPITTIQISLMGNSQT; this comes from the coding sequence ATGATACCTGTACACAACCACCTGAAGGCTTATGATGAGCGACTGATATTGCTCAATTCACCAGTTAAAACCCGGAAATCTTACCTGACAATATTGAGGAAGTATCTCCAATATTGTAACGATCAGAGCATAGAAGATCCATTTACAGATGCTGCTGTAAAACAATATCTTTTATATAGATACAGTCAAAAAATGGATTGGAAGACCATCAATATGGATTACTCAGCTATTAAAAAATACGTTGTTGAAGTACTTCAACAAGTGTGGAATACCCCGATGTTCCCACGACCCAAAGTAAATAAAGAACTGCCCAATGTCATATCAAAAGAAGAAGTACAAAAGCTCATTTCGCACGTACGCAATCTTAAATACAAAGCCTTATTCATCTTCCTATACGCTACGGGGATGCGCATAAGTGAGGCCTTGTCGGTCAAGGTAAAAGACATTGATTCTGATAGACTACAGATCAAGATAGATAAAGGCAAGGGTCACAAAGACAGATATGTAGATGTACCGATGGAATTGATAGAAATATTAAGACAATATTACAAAATCTACAGACCTACAGACAGACTTTTTTATGGGGAGACAACACAAGATGCACTGCCTGAACGCAACATACAGCATGCCATGAAACGAGCTAAAGAGAAAGCAGGCATCATCCATGATGTGAGCCCACATACATTGCGTCATTGCTACGCTACCCATCACATGGAACATGGAACGAATATTGTATATATACAGAAGATGTTAGGTCACACCAATCTAAAAACGACCTCGATATACCTTCATTTATGTGTAAACTTTCAGAGTCAAAGCATAATCCATCCGATCACAACGATACAAATCAGTCTGATGGGCAATTCACAGACATAG
- a CDS encoding transposase zinc-binding domain-containing protein, whose amino-acid sequence MCKLSESKHNPSDHNDTNQSDGQFTDIGSLFRAYKESYIHLYKPQQHEIKFIKDVSKCKTPALGGIVISCKSCKKKTYLYKSCGNNQCPKCQSIKRIQWQDKLASKMLKCPYQHIIFTIPHELNYIGKGHPKLLYGVLFKAAWLTIERLARDPENVGGTPGMTAVLHTFGSDLKQHIHLHTLVTFGGVSKDGKWVWPKRKNKIAPYRKICSTFKTIFIKELESQLQKIDPSYYQTVKGIINSTKEVRWCVHNTPPTAHTKVIEEYLGRYICRIGVSNKKYSMMKNNRS is encoded by the coding sequence ATGTGTAAACTTTCAGAGTCAAAGCATAATCCATCCGATCACAACGATACAAATCAGTCTGATGGGCAATTCACAGACATAGGATCATTATTTAGAGCATACAAAGAATCGTATATCCACCTATACAAACCGCAGCAGCACGAGATCAAATTTATCAAAGATGTAAGTAAATGTAAAACACCTGCGCTCGGAGGGATCGTAATAAGTTGTAAAAGTTGCAAAAAGAAGACCTATTTATATAAGTCATGTGGCAATAATCAGTGTCCAAAATGTCAAAGTATAAAACGTATACAATGGCAAGACAAGCTGGCGAGCAAGATGCTTAAATGTCCCTATCAGCACATCATCTTTACCATACCTCACGAGCTAAATTATATAGGAAAAGGCCATCCAAAACTATTGTATGGCGTGCTATTTAAGGCAGCTTGGCTCACCATAGAACGACTGGCAAGAGACCCAGAAAATGTAGGAGGTACACCCGGAATGACAGCCGTACTGCATACATTTGGCTCAGATCTCAAACAACATATACACCTGCATACCCTGGTCACCTTTGGAGGTGTAAGCAAGGATGGCAAATGGGTATGGCCCAAACGAAAAAATAAAATCGCACCGTATCGCAAAATATGTAGCACCTTCAAAACCATCTTTATCAAAGAGCTGGAAAGTCAGCTGCAGAAAATCGATCCATCGTATTATCAAACAGTAAAAGGTATCATCAATAGTACCAAAGAAGTGAGGTGGTGTGTACACAACACGCCACCTACTGCTCATACCAAAGTCATAGAAGAATACCTAGGTCGATACATATGCAGAATAGGAGTAAGTAATAAAAAATACAGTATGATGAAAAACAACAGATCGTAA
- a CDS encoding substrate-binding domain-containing protein produces the protein MMTLIVMYSCENKESSKKYTIGFSQCCDDPWRTAMNLEMRRELAFHSELNLQIRVANNDNVKQEEDIKNLVKSGIDLLIVSPNESKAFTRLLDSIFKTGLPIILVDRRTESNAFSAFVGGNNVEIGRMAASYLKTLHPYGVNALEFQLSHSITPAIERSQGFTAEFVNNPKHRIIRSLELDREIDSLKQEFQNILNTQPEINSIFAHSDFLAHQASSWLKGMAWSRSITIVGVDGLPGEGNGIDLVENDDINASLLYPTGGSESIMLALSILNNLPYEKINKLNTIVINKSNARTVHLQFKKIENLQETIDKQIGLISSLQMIFRTQRNYIVLLLTSLLVSMILGWFLWQSLRKKQKANQELVEKNNEIMEKQLHILEMSDELKVATNAKVNFFTNISHELRTPLTLIMGVSDELLTGKGNEKQKNSLVRQIQQNSIRLLRLINQLMDFRKVEFNKMNMSVSEYNIIDFIKIICDSYSSIAAQRNISFKFLTKTEEIKLWFDPDKMDKVIFNLLSNAFKFTPDHGKVTVSIITDSYEKTVKINVEDSGDGIDLDEFEKIFEPFYQIKSVHSAGTGLGLSLSKSLVELHKGSITVQSIKGHGARFTVTLPIGKDHFSADQIIKNEDYVISTDSIYDESLNYQLGQVNDREIKHIDSFHIHIIEDNAEIQHFLLRNLESKYQITQSITGNDGFAQATNLVPDLLICDLSLPGMDGIDIVKALKNDLRTSHIPIIILTSKATVTQQIAAMQAGAESFITKPFNIHVLEATIQNLIHNRQILKESMHSDVIDLRENTSLKNIDQDFISRLSVYIQNHFTDPQFQINDLCEEMQLSRSQLYRKAKSLLGENISDFIQNKRLSHAEKLLLATDTPIADIAYSSGFSSPDYFSTVFKQKYNVTPSQFRRNPLDDKNII, from the coding sequence TTGATGACACTTATTGTGATGTATTCATGCGAAAATAAGGAATCGAGTAAAAAATATACTATCGGATTTTCTCAATGTTGCGATGACCCTTGGCGCACTGCCATGAATCTTGAGATGAGACGTGAACTTGCTTTTCATTCAGAATTAAACTTGCAAATAAGAGTTGCAAATAATGACAATGTTAAGCAAGAGGAAGATATAAAAAATTTGGTAAAATCAGGTATTGATCTATTGATAGTTTCTCCGAATGAATCAAAAGCATTTACCAGGTTGCTAGACAGTATATTTAAAACTGGTTTGCCTATTATACTGGTGGACCGAAGGACAGAATCAAATGCTTTCAGTGCATTTGTTGGTGGGAATAATGTAGAAATAGGTAGAATGGCCGCTTCATACTTGAAAACATTACATCCCTATGGTGTAAATGCATTGGAATTTCAATTGAGTCATAGCATCACGCCAGCTATAGAAAGGAGTCAAGGTTTCACGGCGGAGTTTGTAAATAATCCGAAACATAGGATTATACGGAGCCTGGAGTTGGATCGAGAAATAGACAGCTTAAAGCAAGAATTTCAGAATATTTTAAACACTCAACCAGAAATTAACAGCATTTTTGCACACTCAGATTTCTTGGCTCATCAAGCCTCTTCCTGGTTGAAGGGAATGGCATGGTCACGATCTATCACCATTGTAGGTGTGGATGGCCTTCCAGGCGAAGGAAATGGTATTGACCTAGTAGAAAATGATGACATTAATGCATCACTTTTATACCCGACAGGAGGCTCTGAATCGATAATGTTAGCTTTGAGTATCTTGAACAATCTGCCTTATGAAAAAATAAATAAACTTAATACGATTGTTATCAACAAGTCAAATGCAAGAACTGTGCACTTGCAATTTAAAAAAATTGAAAATTTGCAAGAGACTATTGATAAGCAGATTGGTTTGATCTCTTCACTTCAAATGATATTTCGTACACAAAGAAACTACATTGTCTTGCTATTGACATCATTGTTGGTATCTATGATATTGGGTTGGTTTTTGTGGCAATCGTTGCGCAAGAAGCAAAAGGCCAATCAAGAGCTGGTGGAGAAGAACAACGAAATAATGGAGAAACAATTACACATCTTGGAGATGTCGGATGAGTTAAAAGTTGCTACTAATGCCAAGGTAAACTTCTTTACAAATATATCTCATGAGCTACGGACACCTTTGACTTTGATTATGGGAGTAAGCGATGAATTGCTCACTGGTAAAGGTAACGAAAAACAAAAAAATTCTCTGGTCAGACAAATACAACAAAATTCCATACGATTGCTAAGACTAATCAATCAATTAATGGATTTTAGAAAAGTAGAATTTAATAAAATGAATATGTCTGTATCCGAATACAACATCATTGATTTTATTAAAATAATATGTGACTCATACAGTTCCATCGCAGCTCAAAGAAATATTTCATTCAAGTTTTTGACAAAAACAGAAGAAATAAAATTGTGGTTTGATCCCGACAAAATGGATAAAGTGATATTCAATCTTCTATCCAATGCTTTTAAATTTACACCGGACCACGGCAAAGTGACAGTTTCTATCATAACAGATTCTTATGAAAAAACAGTTAAAATAAATGTTGAAGATTCGGGTGATGGCATTGACTTAGATGAATTTGAAAAGATATTTGAACCTTTTTACCAAATCAAAAGTGTTCACTCCGCAGGTACTGGGCTTGGATTGTCCTTGTCTAAGTCTCTAGTCGAGCTGCACAAAGGTAGCATCACGGTACAAAGTATAAAAGGACATGGTGCCAGATTTACAGTAACCTTGCCAATCGGCAAGGATCATTTTAGTGCAGATCAAATCATCAAAAATGAAGACTACGTGATATCTACTGACTCGATATATGATGAATCTCTCAACTATCAACTTGGTCAGGTCAATGATAGAGAAATCAAGCATATTGACAGTTTTCATATCCATATCATAGAAGATAATGCAGAAATACAACATTTTCTTTTGCGAAATTTGGAGTCAAAATATCAAATCACCCAATCTATCACAGGTAATGATGGTTTTGCCCAAGCAACAAATCTTGTACCTGACTTATTGATTTGCGACTTATCACTACCTGGAATGGATGGAATAGATATTGTAAAAGCACTGAAAAACGATTTGCGAACTTCCCACATTCCCATCATAATTTTGACATCAAAGGCTACTGTTACCCAGCAAATAGCTGCAATGCAAGCTGGAGCAGAATCATTTATTACCAAACCGTTCAATATACACGTACTCGAAGCTACGATACAAAATTTAATACACAATCGTCAAATACTTAAAGAAAGTATGCACAGTGATGTGATCGATCTGAGAGAAAACACATCTTTAAAAAACATTGATCAAGACTTCATCAGTCGGCTATCGGTCTATATCCAAAATCATTTTACAGATCCACAATTTCAAATCAATGATCTTTGTGAAGAAATGCAATTATCAAGGTCGCAACTTTACAGAAAAGCTAAGTCTCTATTGGGCGAGAACATTAGCGATTTTATCCAAAACAAGCGACTTTCGCACGCCGAAAAATTGTTGTTGGCCACTGATACACCGATTGCGGACATTGCTTATTCATCGGGATTTTCATCTCCTGATTATTTTTCTACAGTATTCAAACAAAAATATAATGTCACGCCTAGCCAATTTAGGCGTAATCCTTTGGATGACAAAAATATAATCTGA